One window of Nymphaea colorata isolate Beijing-Zhang1983 chromosome 11, ASM883128v2, whole genome shotgun sequence genomic DNA carries:
- the LOC116264463 gene encoding 21 kDa protein-like — translation MALPPAFYFLSFFLLFSPSALLGHPHPHPHPAGSPQPSSGSTLRSTCAPTRFPADCQRVLSGHLSPSGSPFELAQATISASLAKADSASQFVTNALKNHPPVGREGAALHDCADELSQSLDELSRSLAEIRSSTAAGSAPSRWQLSNVETWVSAALTNDDTCLDGFRSIEGAIKTAVRSRVTDVARATSNALYFINRLASR, via the coding sequence ATGGCTTTGCCTCCTGCcttctatttcctctctttcttcctcctcttctctccGAGTGCTCTGCTCGGCCACCCCCACCCCCATCCGCACCCCGCGGGGAGTCCGCAGCCGAGCTCCGGTAGCACCCTCCGGTCCACCTGCGCTCCGACGCGGTTCCCGGCTGACTGCCAACGGGTGCTCTCTGGCCACCTGAGTCCCTCCGGCTCCCCCTTCGAGCTCGCCCAGGCCACCATCTCAGCCAGCCTAGCGAAGGCCGACTCGGCCTCCCAGTTCGTCACCAACGCCCTGAAGAACCATCCCCCGGTGGGGCGCGAAGGGGCCGCGCTCCACGACTGCGCTGATGAGCTCTCCCAGTCTCTCGACGAGCTCAGCCGGTCCCTCGCAGAGATCCGCAGTTCCACCGCAGCCGGCTCCGCGCCGAGCCGGTGGCAGCTCTCCAACGTCGAGACTTGGGTCAGCGCGGCGCTCACCAACGACGACACGTGCCTCGACGGCTTCCGCTCCATCGAGGGCGCCATCAAGACGGCCGTCCGCTCCAGGGTCACCGATGTCGCACGCGCAACCAGCAATGCGCTCTACTTCATCAACCGGCTCGCGTCGCGCTGA
- the LOC116264405 gene encoding AUGMIN subunit 4: MAKVSAGQSLPPDIVQLIEQLDRHCLAPDGSLVSRSAYYDLQLAREEMSRERLRYLEAMAVYCEAIAMVEEYQQAVAVASLGGIRDVQGLYFQLGLKASPQVYETLEHRLLVAEASQRLRLPLLSKDGQVCKEEIEKCIITSRNSLDTSSSSTNTLANTSSSGAASTTLPLSASDNIEDTIGGIPNRFLGITPSYLQQCQLNLHNDPVDTAEHQMLLAQEMEARLNSKCDKVSDAFAMEEIDCAVVSQFQSSRLPERVKFIIEEIEREEAALRDDLYSADRKFAEYYNVLEQILGVLIRLVKDLKLQQQHQYDELKKTWLCKRCETMNAKLRVLENLVLRDTYTQDSIPALHKIRQYLLEATEEASTAYNKAVTRLREYQGVDPHFDTIARQYHDIVKKLEGLQWTIHQVEMDLKRSSDHPAM; this comes from the exons atggCAAAGGTGAGCGCAGGACAGAGCCTCCCGCCCGATATTGTACAACTCATTGAACAATTGGATCGCCATTGCCTTGCCCCAGATGGTTCTCTCGTCTCCAGATCCGCCTACTATGACCTACAATTG GCGAGAGAGGAGATGTCAAGGGAGAGATTGCGGTACTTGGAAGCCATG GCGGTCTACTGCGAGGCAATTGCCATGGTGGAGGAATATCAGCAGGCAGTGGCTGTTGCTAGTCTCGGGGGGATTAGAGACGTCCAGGGTCTCTACTTTCAGCTGGGGTTGAAGGCCTCCCCTCAG GTTTATGAGACTCTTGAACATCGTCTTCTTGTTGCTGAGGCATCCCAACGGCTTCGACTTCCTCTATTGTCCAAAGATGGACAAGTTTGCAAAGAGGAGATTGAGAAATGCATTATAACATCTAGGAATTCTCTAGATACCAGCTCGAGTTCGACAAATACTCTTGCAAACACTAGCTCCTCTGGGGCTGCTTCTACGACCCTTCCTCTTAGTGCCTCAGACAACATTGAAGACACAATTGGTGGTATTCCAAATCGATTTCTGGGAATTACCCCGAGTTATTTGCAACAATGTCAGCTTAATCTGCATAATGATCCTGTG GATACTGCAGAGCACCAAATGTTATTGGCTCAAGAAATGGAGGCCCGCCTTAATAGCAAATGTGATAAAGTTTCAGATGCTTTTGCTATGGAGGAAATTG ATTGTGCAGTTGTTAGTCAGTTTCAGAGTTCTCGACTGCCtgaaag GGTAAAGTTCATCATTGAAGAGATTGAAAGGGAAGAGGCAGCTTTGCGTGATGACCTGTATTCTGCAGATAGAAAATTTGCTGAATATTATAAT gTCCTAGAGCAAATATTGGGGGTGCTCATTCGGCTTGTCAAAGATTTGAAACTGCAGCAGCAACACCAATAT GATGAGTTGAAGAAGACGTGGCTTTGCAAGAGATGTGAGACAATGAATGCTAAATTGAG GGTCCTGGAGAATCTTGTCTTGCGTGATACATACACCCAAGATTCAATACCAGCTCTCCACAAGATTAG ACAGTATCTTCTTGAAGCTACAGAGGAAGCTTCCACAGCATACAACAAAGCG GTGACAAGACTTCGTGAATATCAAGGTGTCGACCCTCATTTTGATACAATCGCAAGGCAATACCATGACATTGTAAAG AAGTTAGAAGGCCTGCAATGGACCATTCATCAAGTAGAAATGGACTTAAAGCGTTCATCAGATCATCCAGCAATGTAG
- the LOC116264496 gene encoding uncharacterized protein LOC116264496: protein MDPLSSSLETLVLSYRGIASLSTVSHLWTWVAILTAAISLWRIKAVSGAAPSRGENESLQKATSPENPDGGKHHPQSAHLQTPPSPVPVRSGTASVSPSSESNCGSLDFCMNGDCREAGRDPPTSMARNPSGLFFRRWEGDSEYVSEMGRVGCTLCEEGRGKFDVYFDGDGHDIGGDGCFGAVEGFGFCGLGNCVDADNCAVACGFAPLVGREAEWPWYHNLDLTVLNGNVVRLWDDVSGRKPPVDWASGQVFSLF from the coding sequence ATGGATCCTCTGAGCTCTTCTCTAGAGACCCTCGTCCTGAGCTACAGAGGCATCGCCTCCTTAAGCACTGTGAGTCACCTCTGGACATGGGTCGCCATCCTAACCGCGGCAATTAGCCTCTGGAGGATCAAGGCCGTATCCGGGGCCGCCCCTTCTCGGGGGGAAAATGAATCTCTCCAGAAAGCAACGTCGCCGGAAAACCCCGATGGAGGGAAGCACCATCCCCAATCCGCTCATCTTCAAACCCCTCCATCCCCCGTACCTGTTCGCTCTGGTACAGCGTCGGTCTCCCCGTCTTCCGAGTCGAACTGCGGGAGTCTTGATTTCTGCATGAACGGAGACTGCAGGGAGGCAGGACGGGACCCACCTACGAGTATGGCGAGGAATCCGTCCGGTCTGTTTTTCCGGAGGTGGGAGGGCGATTCGGAATACGTATCGGAAATGGGGAGGGTCGGATGCACTCTCTGCGAGGAGGGTAGGGGGAAGTTCGATGTCTATTTTGACGGCGACGGACATGATATTGGTGGCGATGGATGCTTTGGAGCTGTCGAAGGGTTCGGCTTCTGCGGGTTGGGAAATTGCGTTGACGCAGATAACTGCGCTGTCGCCTGCGGTTTCGCGCCGTTGGTTGGGAGGGAGGCCGAGTGGCCGTGGTACCATAACCTGGACCTGACGGTGCTTAACGGCAACGTCGTCAGATTGTGGGACGACGTTTCTGGCCGGAAGCCGCCAGTCGACTGGGCTTCCGGGCAAgttttttcactattttag